In one Streptomyces venezuelae genomic region, the following are encoded:
- a CDS encoding helix-turn-helix transcriptional regulator: MMDDLIRNRGRRSKRWEALIATARLADMADEDMWRMAFIDCLSPVFRKRAHIISRDLRTDLEDVLSDMFEAALVAWMDTERGCPPGSVRHKVVKGAYEIAYKRAKVCGGEWSSDCMDGVPIFPGNENEFTIKTSGVVDSVDVRDPVVAEQIRGERFGALLRKMNCVDRMTLFHQEIRDGLHPGIADRVMKGGVAERVWVDGAERYYYVSDFYPKFMRLPAAAEVMGVAESAAYRKVRGGDFPFPVNSTGRSYQVSVGALMHHVGISDAVVHMDDVENGAGYAG, encoded by the coding sequence ATGATGGACGATCTGATCAGGAATAGGGGTCGGCGATCCAAGCGCTGGGAGGCGCTCATCGCTACAGCGAGACTGGCCGACATGGCCGACGAGGATATGTGGAGAATGGCCTTCATTGACTGTCTCTCGCCTGTGTTCCGTAAGCGCGCGCACATCATTTCGCGAGATCTGCGTACAGATCTGGAGGATGTGCTCTCGGACATGTTTGAGGCCGCGCTTGTCGCGTGGATGGACACGGAACGAGGGTGCCCCCCGGGCAGCGTGCGCCATAAGGTGGTCAAGGGAGCATATGAAATTGCTTACAAGAGGGCTAAGGTATGTGGGGGTGAGTGGTCATCTGACTGTATGGATGGTGTCCCAATTTTTCCGGGGAATGAAAACGAATTCACGATAAAGACTTCCGGTGTCGTAGACTCTGTTGATGTGAGAGATCCAGTCGTTGCAGAGCAGATTCGCGGCGAGCGCTTCGGCGCGCTACTGCGAAAAATGAACTGCGTCGATCGGATGACGTTGTTTCACCAGGAGATCCGCGACGGACTTCACCCTGGAATTGCGGATAGGGTGATGAAAGGGGGAGTGGCGGAAAGGGTCTGGGTCGACGGTGCGGAGCGGTACTATTACGTTTCCGATTTCTATCCCAAGTTCATGAGACTGCCTGCGGCCGCCGAAGTGATGGGAGTGGCGGAGTCCGCTGCATATCGAAAAGTGAGGGGTGGGGATTTCCCCTTCCCCGTGAACTCAACCGGCCGGAGTTATCAGGTGTCTGTCGGGGCACTCATGCACCATGTTGGAATCTCGGATGCGGTCGTTCACATGGACGATGTGGAGAACGGGGCTGGCTACGCTGGGTAG
- the glnA gene encoding type I glutamate--ammonia ligase, producing MFQNADDAKKYIADEDVKFIDVRFCDLPGVMQHFTIPAAAFDPDEELAFDGSSIRGFQAIHESDMALRADLSTARVDPFRRDTTVNINFFIHDPITGEQYSRDPRNVAKKAEAYLASTGIADTAYFGPEAEFYVFDNVRFQTSANESFYHIDSEAGAWNTGAVENNRGYKVRYKGGYFPAPPVDHFADLRAEISLELDKNGLQVERQHHEVGTAGQAEINYKFNTLLAAADDLMLFKYIVKNVAWRNEKTATFMPKPIFGDNGSGMHVHQSLWSGGDPLFYDEQGYAGLSDTARYYIGGILKHAPSLLAFTNPTVNSYHRLVPGFEAPVNMVYSQRNRSAAMRIPITGSNPKAKRVEFRAPDPSSNPYLAFSALLLAGLDGVKNKIEPPEPIDKDLYELAPEEHANVAQVPTSLPAVLDALEADNEYLQAGGVFTSDLIETWIDYKRTNEIAPIQLRPHPHEFELYFDL from the coding sequence TTGTTCCAGAACGCCGACGACGCAAAGAAGTACATCGCGGACGAGGACGTGAAGTTCATCGACGTCCGATTCTGCGACCTGCCCGGTGTGATGCAGCACTTCACGATCCCGGCGGCGGCGTTCGACCCGGACGAGGAGCTCGCCTTCGACGGTTCGTCGATCCGTGGCTTCCAGGCCATCCACGAGTCCGACATGGCGCTCCGCGCCGACCTGTCGACGGCCCGCGTGGACCCGTTCCGCCGGGACACGACCGTCAACATCAACTTCTTCATCCACGACCCGATCACGGGCGAGCAGTACAGCCGTGACCCGCGTAACGTCGCGAAGAAGGCGGAGGCGTACCTCGCCTCGACCGGCATCGCCGACACGGCGTACTTCGGCCCGGAGGCGGAGTTCTACGTCTTCGACAACGTCCGCTTCCAGACGTCGGCGAACGAGAGCTTCTACCACATCGACTCCGAGGCGGGCGCCTGGAACACCGGTGCGGTCGAGAACAACCGCGGCTACAAGGTCCGCTACAAGGGCGGTTACTTCCCGGCCCCGCCGGTCGACCACTTCGCGGACCTCCGCGCCGAGATCTCCCTGGAGCTGGACAAGAACGGCCTCCAGGTCGAGCGCCAGCACCACGAGGTCGGCACGGCCGGCCAGGCGGAGATCAACTACAAGTTCAACACGCTGCTCGCCGCGGCCGACGACCTGATGCTCTTCAAGTACATCGTGAAGAACGTCGCCTGGCGCAACGAGAAGACCGCGACCTTCATGCCGAAGCCGATCTTCGGCGACAACGGCTCGGGCATGCACGTCCACCAGTCGCTCTGGTCCGGCGGCGACCCGCTCTTCTACGACGAGCAGGGTTACGCGGGCCTGTCGGACACCGCGCGGTACTACATCGGCGGCATCCTCAAGCACGCCCCCTCGCTCCTCGCCTTCACCAACCCGACGGTGAACTCGTACCACCGCCTGGTCCCGGGCTTCGAGGCCCCGGTCAACATGGTGTACTCGCAGCGCAACCGCTCCGCGGCCATGCGCATCCCGATCACGGGCTCGAACCCGAAGGCGAAGCGGGTCGAGTTCCGCGCGCCGGACCCGTCCTCGAACCCGTACCTGGCCTTCTCGGCGCTGCTCCTCGCGGGCCTCGACGGCGTGAAGAACAAGATCGAGCCGCCGGAGCCGATCGACAAGGACCTCTACGAGCTCGCCCCCGAGGAGCACGCGAACGTCGCCCAGGTCCCGACGTCCCTCCCCGCGGTCCTCGACGCCCTCGAGGCGGACAACGAGTACCTCCAGGCCGGCGGCGTCTTCACGTCCGACCTGATCGAGACGTGGATCGACTACAAGCGCACGAACGAAATCGCCCCGATCCAGCTGCGGCCGCACCCGCACGAGTTCGAGCTCTACTTCGACCTCTAG
- a CDS encoding RDD family protein, which produces MDKRQAIGSWLSGPRAAAEDAGVDFGYRGQQLGLPEEGPGSIARPGRRMGGIIVDWGLCMVIAYGLFANGDQQAMGNWALGIFFVMSVLTLGTVGCTPGKALFRLRVISESGGRLAPGWVLVRSILLCLVIPALIWDRDGRGLHDRLSRSVQVRI; this is translated from the coding sequence GTGGACAAGAGGCAAGCAATCGGATCGTGGCTGTCCGGCCCCCGCGCCGCCGCGGAAGACGCCGGAGTCGACTTCGGATACCGGGGCCAGCAGCTCGGCCTGCCCGAGGAGGGGCCGGGTTCGATCGCACGCCCCGGCCGCCGCATGGGCGGCATCATCGTGGACTGGGGCCTGTGCATGGTGATCGCATACGGTCTGTTCGCGAACGGTGACCAGCAGGCCATGGGCAACTGGGCCCTCGGCATCTTCTTCGTCATGAGCGTGCTGACCCTCGGCACGGTCGGCTGCACCCCGGGCAAGGCCCTCTTCCGGCTCCGCGTCATCTCCGAGAGCGGCGGCCGCCTCGCCCCCGGCTGGGTCCTGGTCCGCAGCATCCTGCTGTGCCTCGTCATCCCCGCCCTGATCTGGGACCGCGACGGCCGCGGCCTCCACGACCGCCTCTCCCGTTCGGTCCAGGTCCGGATCTGA
- a CDS encoding DUF4191 domain-containing protein, with protein MARKESTAADAAAEPGRLKQIALTYKMTRRADSKIGLIIAAVGIVTFGVFLAIGFWVDHPIYLGILGFLLAFLAMAIVFGRRAERAAFGQMEGQPGAAAAVLDKIGRGWTTTPAVAMNRSQDVVHRTVGKAGIVLVAEGNPNRVKSLLASEKRKMARIVADVPVHDVIVGTTEGTVSLKKLRTTLLKLPRVLTGPQVTATNDRLRAMGDLMSNMPLPKGPMPKGMRMPRGGPKAK; from the coding sequence ATGGCGAGGAAGGAATCCACCGCGGCGGATGCGGCCGCGGAGCCAGGGCGACTCAAGCAGATCGCTCTGACCTACAAGATGACCCGGCGGGCCGACTCCAAAATCGGTCTCATCATCGCGGCTGTGGGAATCGTCACCTTTGGTGTCTTCCTCGCGATCGGCTTCTGGGTCGATCACCCGATCTACCTGGGCATCCTCGGCTTCCTGCTCGCCTTCCTCGCGATGGCGATCGTCTTCGGACGCAGGGCCGAGCGGGCCGCCTTCGGTCAGATGGAGGGTCAGCCCGGCGCGGCGGCCGCGGTGCTCGACAAGATCGGCCGCGGCTGGACGACGACCCCGGCGGTCGCGATGAACCGCAGCCAGGACGTGGTGCACCGCACCGTCGGCAAGGCCGGCATCGTCCTGGTCGCCGAGGGCAACCCGAACCGCGTGAAGAGCCTGCTGGCCTCCGAGAAGAGGAAGATGGCCCGCATCGTTGCGGACGTCCCGGTCCACGACGTCATCGTCGGCACGACCGAGGGCACGGTCTCCCTCAAGAAGCTCCGCACGACGCTCCTGAAGCTCCCCCGCGTCCTCACGGGCCCGCAGGTCACGGCGACGAACGACCGCCTGCGCGCGATGGGCGACCTGATGTCGAACATGCCGCTGCCAAAGGGTCCGATGCCGAAGGGCATGCGGATGCCGCGGGGCGGCCCGAAGGCGAAGTAA
- a CDS encoding lipoyl synthase: MSAVAPDGRKMLRLEVRNAQTPIERKPEWIKTRAKMGPEYNALQKLVKTEGLHTVCQEAGCPNIYECWEDREATFLIGGDQCTRRCDFCQIDTGKPQALDRDEPRRVGESVVTMDLNYATITGVARDDLEDGGAWLYAETVRQIHAMTAERAEGYTKVELLIPDFNADPDQLAEVFSSEPEVLGHNVETVPRIFKRIRPGFRYERSLEVITKAREAGLVTKSNLILGMGETREEVSEALRQLHEAGTELVTITQYLRPTPRHHPVERWVKPAEFVELKEEAEQIGFSGVMSGPLVRSSYRAGRLYQMAIEKRGAYVASQAV, from the coding sequence GTGTCCGCAGTCGCACCCGACGGACGCAAGATGCTGCGCCTGGAGGTCCGGAACGCCCAGACCCCCATCGAGCGCAAGCCCGAGTGGATCAAGACCCGGGCGAAAATGGGCCCCGAGTACAACGCCCTGCAGAAGCTCGTGAAGACCGAGGGCCTGCACACGGTCTGTCAGGAGGCGGGCTGTCCGAACATCTACGAATGCTGGGAAGACCGCGAGGCCACGTTCCTCATCGGCGGTGACCAGTGCACCCGGCGCTGCGACTTCTGCCAGATCGACACCGGCAAGCCGCAGGCCCTCGACCGCGACGAGCCGCGCCGCGTCGGCGAGTCCGTCGTCACGATGGACCTGAACTACGCCACGATCACCGGCGTCGCCCGCGACGACCTGGAGGACGGCGGCGCCTGGCTCTACGCGGAGACGGTCCGCCAGATCCACGCGATGACGGCCGAGCGCGCCGAGGGCTACACCAAGGTCGAGCTGCTCATCCCGGACTTCAACGCCGACCCCGACCAGCTGGCCGAGGTCTTCTCGTCCGAGCCCGAGGTCCTCGGGCACAACGTCGAGACGGTGCCGCGCATCTTCAAGCGGATCCGCCCCGGCTTCCGGTACGAGCGCTCCCTCGAGGTCATCACGAAGGCCCGCGAGGCCGGCCTGGTGACCAAGTCCAACCTGATCCTCGGCATGGGCGAGACCCGCGAAGAGGTCAGCGAGGCGCTGCGCCAGCTGCACGAGGCGGGCACGGAGCTCGTCACGATCACCCAGTACCTGCGCCCCACCCCGCGGCACCACCCCGTCGAGCGCTGGGTGAAGCCCGCCGAGTTCGTGGAGCTGAAGGAGGAGGCCGAGCAGATCGGCTTCTCCGGCGTCATGTCGGGCCCGCTGGTCCGCTCCTCGTACCGCGCAGGACGCCTGTACCAGATGGCGATCGAGAAGCGCGGTGCGTACGTGGCGTCGCAGGCGGTGTGA
- the lipB gene encoding lipoyl(octanoyl) transferase LipB, which yields MSEFRFVRLGFGPDSVEYQEAWDEQRRVHAARFADEIPDTCLLLEHPPVYTAGRRTADSERPLDGTPVVDVDRGGKITWHGPGQLVGYPIQKLPRPVDVVAHVRRLEEALIRTCAEFGLETTRIEGRSGVWVLGDPVEQRPALGGLSLDFDPRLQDDEFDARFNGPEYAPSNAGQRREDRKIAAIGIRVAKGVTMHGFALNVNPDNTWFDRIIPCGIRDAGVTSLSYELDREITIADVLPVAERHLRDVLENAELKPREVQRAAEPAVEPASA from the coding sequence GTGAGTGAGTTTCGGTTCGTCCGGCTGGGTTTTGGGCCGGACTCCGTGGAGTACCAAGAGGCGTGGGACGAGCAGCGCCGTGTGCACGCCGCCCGCTTCGCCGACGAGATCCCCGACACCTGTCTCCTCCTGGAGCACCCGCCTGTCTACACCGCGGGCCGCCGCACCGCGGACAGCGAGCGCCCGCTGGACGGCACCCCCGTCGTCGACGTGGACCGCGGCGGCAAGATCACCTGGCACGGCCCGGGCCAGCTGGTGGGCTACCCCATCCAGAAGCTGCCGCGCCCGGTGGACGTCGTGGCGCACGTGCGCCGCCTGGAAGAGGCGCTCATCCGCACCTGTGCGGAGTTCGGCCTGGAGACCACACGCATCGAGGGCCGCAGCGGCGTCTGGGTCCTCGGCGACCCGGTGGAGCAGCGCCCCGCGCTCGGCGGGCTCTCCCTCGACTTCGACCCGCGGCTGCAGGACGACGAATTCGACGCACGGTTCAACGGTCCCGAGTACGCGCCCTCGAACGCGGGCCAGCGCCGTGAGGACCGGAAGATCGCGGCGATCGGCATCCGCGTCGCCAAGGGCGTGACGATGCACGGCTTCGCGCTGAACGTGAACCCGGACAACACCTGGTTCGACCGGATCATCCCGTGCGGCATCCGCGACGCGGGCGTGACGTCCCTCTCGTACGAGCTGGACCGCGAGATCACCATCGCCGATGTGCTGCCGGTCGCGGAGCGGCATCTGCGCGACGTACTGGAGAACGCGGAGCTGAAGCCGCGCGAGGTGCAGCGTGCGGCGGAACCCGCCGTGGAGCCCGCCTCCGCGTAG
- a CDS encoding regulator, which translates to MTERPPQRTPNRQLAALISEAGFSNAGLARRVDQLGLEHGLDLRYDKTSVTRWLRGQQPRGTTPALIAEVFTRRLGRRLSAQDLGLDACAPVYAGLEFAATPEEAVDIVGGLWRKDSGSHAELRKIAFTPAGLVVPSRDWLIGRADERVGRGDVDPHQARVPVQGRPAVPRQRQGPERGPGLRVSNGDIAALRSVGELFRALDHAYGGGHARQALVRYLEHEAEPMLRGVYGEQAGRRLFAAAADLTRLAGWTSYDIAAHGLAQRYYVQALRLAQAAGDRAYGSYVLVTMSRQAVYLGHGREAVQLARVAQQGVGSAAPHVVQSLLYAAEARGHGVLGEVRACTAALVRAERSLEAARPGDDVPHWARFFDEAQLADEFGHSYRDLQQYRAAAQHAERSLQLRAPGFARSRLFCRVVLATARLGLGELETACQLGSEAAQAAGEMRSARAYEYVREFERRLEPYRDAAPVRGYRDRVAALG; encoded by the coding sequence ATGACGGAACGACCCCCGCAGCGCACCCCGAACCGCCAGCTAGCCGCGCTCATCTCGGAAGCCGGATTCTCCAATGCGGGCCTCGCCCGCCGCGTCGACCAGCTGGGCCTCGAACACGGCCTGGACCTGCGGTACGACAAGACGTCCGTGACCCGCTGGCTCCGCGGCCAGCAGCCCAGAGGCACCACGCCCGCGCTGATCGCCGAGGTCTTCACGAGACGGCTCGGACGGCGCCTGTCCGCCCAGGACCTCGGGCTCGACGCGTGCGCCCCGGTCTACGCGGGGCTGGAGTTCGCGGCCACCCCCGAGGAGGCCGTCGACATCGTCGGCGGGCTGTGGCGCAAGGACTCGGGGAGCCACGCGGAGCTCCGGAAGATCGCGTTCACCCCGGCCGGGCTCGTGGTGCCGAGCCGGGACTGGCTGATCGGCCGCGCCGACGAACGCGTCGGCCGCGGGGACGTCGACCCGCATCAGGCCCGCGTCCCCGTGCAGGGCCGCCCCGCCGTGCCACGGCAGCGGCAGGGCCCCGAGCGCGGCCCCGGCCTGCGGGTCAGCAACGGCGACATCGCGGCGCTGCGCTCCGTGGGCGAACTGTTCCGCGCCCTCGACCACGCGTACGGTGGCGGGCACGCCCGACAGGCCCTCGTCCGCTATCTGGAGCACGAGGCCGAGCCGATGCTCCGCGGTGTCTACGGAGAGCAGGCGGGCCGCAGGCTCTTCGCGGCCGCCGCCGATCTGACCCGCCTCGCGGGCTGGACCTCGTACGACATCGCGGCCCACGGCCTCGCCCAGCGGTACTACGTCCAGGCGCTGCGCCTCGCACAGGCGGCGGGCGACCGGGCGTACGGCTCGTACGTCCTGGTCACGATGAGCCGCCAGGCCGTCTACCTCGGCCACGGACGCGAGGCCGTGCAGCTCGCGCGGGTGGCCCAGCAGGGCGTCGGCTCCGCGGCGCCGCACGTCGTGCAGTCCCTGCTGTACGCGGCGGAGGCGCGGGGCCACGGAGTGCTGGGCGAGGTGCGGGCCTGCACGGCGGCGCTCGTGCGGGCCGAGCGGTCGCTCGAGGCGGCGCGGCCCGGCGACGACGTGCCGCACTGGGCGCGGTTCTTCGACGAGGCACAGCTGGCGGACGAGTTCGGGCACAGCTACCGCGACCTGCAGCAGTACCGCGCCGCGGCCCAGCACGCCGAGCGCTCGCTCCAGCTGCGCGCCCCCGGCTTCGCGCGCAGCAGGCTCTTCTGCCGGGTGGTGCTCGCCACCGCGCGGCTCGGCCTCGGCGAGCTGGAGACGGCCTGCCAGCTGGGCTCGGAGGCGGCGCAGGCGGCGGGCGAGATGCGGTCCGCGCGGGCGTACGAATACGTGCGCGAGTTCGAGCGCCGCCTGGAGCCCTACCGGGACGCGGCGCCCGTGCGCGGGTATCGCGACAGGGTCGCCGCGCTCGGCTGA
- a CDS encoding family 20 glycosylhydrolase, protein MPSAQADAPREEPSGAAAPPSVVPRPTDWTTHGGRTALTRATRILVDPRTASATALPAGRAELPGPARQSVRRLATQLRTEIGQVTGVTPHISDARRPAPGDIVLTLTGEGAQGAEGYRFDSRGPVRVEAASTHGLFYGTRTLLQLLRATADDHRQVPRATATDRPTQAIRMVHLDAGRKYWRIPYLENLIRRMGDQKLNTLLLHLSESEGFRLHSPRFPGLADPEHSYSRADIEHLKAFAARHHVQLMPGLELPGHATAVSRAFGIGFGSGPSPCTGAHTHSHLTPDWIVDMTSDKALAKSKEIVDEFAGWFDAPLFSIGAEEVPGQLAQCPRVKEYLASSPDVSTLGDLLNRYINSLDDVVTSHGKRTAVYNGSEHLPAPRQRVHAPVVFLTWEGTGAEPEIPGHDEIAIGPFYTTPNNYHHLYPDEPWMYGSWAPSTSPDMLGSGVTNWADYNFWADDRYFEQHMAGARAILADRAWNGSATPDALADFRARAARIGDPPGVTPAPVPPRVTDRPSHHWTFDDAAYPSGWTYAGSPGNTILAEDRAGGLHGTSYIIDNPTPVPGPRGQAWRFDSDRDGVGFGGLDVAEPWTVSVRVRAGARTADQVLLSSKTGALKLMQHGTGKVGFTRYGDTDFSFDHTLPLDRWTRLTWVATPGSTTLYADGERVGSVAASVPLPLRSIGTEKAGLRGDLDELVTWDEALSPAEVARLR, encoded by the coding sequence TTGCCCTCCGCCCAAGCCGACGCTCCCCGCGAGGAGCCGTCCGGTGCCGCCGCACCGCCCTCCGTCGTCCCCCGCCCCACCGACTGGACCACGCACGGCGGCCGCACCGCCCTCACGCGCGCAACCCGCATCCTCGTCGACCCGCGCACCGCGTCCGCCACCGCGCTGCCCGCCGGGCGCGCCGAACTCCCGGGCCCGGCACGGCAGTCCGTACGCCGACTGGCCACACAGCTGCGCACGGAGATCGGCCAGGTCACCGGCGTCACCCCGCACATCTCCGACGCCCGCCGCCCGGCCCCCGGAGACATCGTGCTCACACTCACCGGTGAGGGGGCGCAGGGCGCGGAGGGGTACCGCTTCGACAGCAGAGGCCCCGTCCGGGTGGAGGCCGCCTCCACACACGGCCTCTTCTACGGCACCCGCACCCTCCTCCAGCTCCTGCGCGCCACGGCCGACGACCACCGCCAGGTGCCCCGCGCCACCGCCACCGACCGCCCCACGCAGGCGATCCGCATGGTGCACCTCGACGCGGGCCGCAAGTACTGGCGGATCCCGTACCTGGAGAACCTCATCCGGCGGATGGGCGACCAGAAGCTCAACACCCTCCTGCTGCACCTCTCCGAGTCGGAGGGTTTCCGCCTCCACAGCCCCAGGTTCCCCGGCCTCGCCGACCCGGAGCACAGCTACAGCCGCGCCGACATCGAACACCTCAAGGCCTTCGCCGCGCGCCACCACGTACAGCTGATGCCGGGGCTCGAACTGCCCGGTCACGCCACCGCGGTCAGCCGGGCCTTCGGCATCGGCTTCGGCTCGGGCCCGTCCCCCTGCACGGGCGCGCACACGCACTCGCACCTCACGCCCGACTGGATCGTCGACATGACCAGCGACAAGGCGCTGGCGAAGTCGAAGGAGATCGTCGACGAGTTCGCCGGCTGGTTCGACGCGCCGCTCTTCTCCATCGGCGCGGAGGAGGTGCCGGGGCAGCTCGCGCAGTGCCCGCGCGTGAAGGAGTACCTGGCGTCCTCGCCCGACGTCTCCACGCTCGGCGATCTCCTCAACCGGTACATCAACTCACTGGACGACGTGGTCACTTCGCACGGCAAGCGCACCGCCGTCTACAACGGCTCCGAGCACCTGCCCGCGCCCCGGCAGAGGGTGCACGCCCCGGTCGTCTTCCTCACCTGGGAGGGCACGGGCGCCGAGCCGGAGATCCCCGGCCACGACGAGATCGCGATCGGCCCGTTCTACACCACCCCGAACAACTACCACCACCTGTACCCGGACGAGCCCTGGATGTACGGGAGTTGGGCGCCGAGCACCAGCCCCGACATGCTCGGCTCCGGCGTCACGAACTGGGCGGACTACAACTTCTGGGCCGACGACCGCTACTTCGAACAGCACATGGCGGGTGCCCGCGCGATCCTCGCCGACCGCGCGTGGAACGGGTCCGCGACGCCGGACGCACTCGCGGACTTCCGGGCCCGCGCCGCCCGCATCGGCGATCCTCCCGGCGTCACCCCCGCACCCGTCCCGCCCCGCGTGACGGACCGGCCCAGCCACCACTGGACCTTCGACGACGCGGCGTACCCGAGCGGCTGGACGTACGCGGGCAGCCCCGGCAACACGATCCTCGCCGAGGACCGGGCCGGTGGCCTGCACGGCACGTCGTACATCATCGACAACCCGACACCGGTGCCGGGCCCGCGCGGTCAGGCCTGGCGCTTCGACTCCGACCGGGACGGCGTGGGCTTCGGCGGCCTGGACGTCGCCGAACCGTGGACCGTCTCGGTCCGCGTCCGCGCCGGCGCACGCACCGCCGACCAGGTCCTGCTCAGCTCGAAGACGGGCGCCCTGAAACTGATGCAGCACGGCACGGGCAAGGTCGGCTTCACGCGGTACGGCGACACGGACTTCAGCTTCGACCACACGCTGCCGCTGGACCGCTGGACCCGGCTGACCTGGGTGGCCACGCCGGGCAGCACGACGCTGTACGCCGACGGGGAGCGGGTGGGGTCGGTCGCGGCCTCGGTCCCCCTCCCCCTGCGCTCCATCGGCACGGAGAAGGCGGGTCTGCGGGGCGACCTGGACGAACTGGTGACGTGGGACGAGGCGTTGAGCCCCGCCGAGGTCGCTCGCCTCAGGTGA
- a CDS encoding NAD(P)/FAD-dependent oxidoreductase, with protein sequence MPEHAHHADVVIVGAGAAGLSAAHRLTSAGVSTVVLEAAECVGGRMSTEKVDGFRLDRIGQLLTTSYPELRRTPGLDSLVLRPFAPGILVHSDGRHHRAAERLPTRSARGALTAARALASAPLAPLAARTPARTGSGAPARSAPLGTPLDQARLGSALARIAATPVDRLLGRPELPAADALSARGLPARTIEGFLRPLLSALLCDPGLTTSSRCADLALHAFARGRLCLPEGGAEALPEHLAAALPPGVVRTGVRVTSVSTSSVGTAEHGTFTCRAVLLATDARAAAELLPGLRVPPFHEVTVVHHAVPEPPLDGPALLLDADRAGPVAHTAVISQVDPSRAPAGRVLVSSTVLGPPPEESAVRAHLAALYGTPTDRWERLAVHHTREAVPAMPPPHDVRRPVRLLSGLYVCGDHRDTSTVQGALHSGRRAAHAVLTDFGIAPSYARETLPAAA encoded by the coding sequence GTGCCAGAGCATGCGCACCATGCGGACGTCGTCATCGTGGGAGCCGGGGCCGCGGGCCTTTCGGCAGCGCACCGGCTGACCAGCGCCGGTGTGAGTACCGTCGTCCTGGAGGCCGCCGAGTGCGTCGGCGGCCGGATGTCGACGGAGAAGGTCGACGGGTTCCGGCTCGATCGGATCGGCCAGCTCCTCACCACCTCGTATCCGGAGCTGCGCCGCACCCCGGGGCTCGACTCGCTCGTGCTGCGCCCCTTCGCGCCGGGCATTCTGGTGCACAGCGACGGCCGCCACCACCGGGCGGCCGAGCGCCTGCCGACACGGAGCGCGAGGGGCGCACTCACCGCAGCGCGCGCCCTTGCGAGCGCCCCCCTCGCGCCGCTGGCCGCGCGGACTCCCGCGCGGACCGGCTCCGGCGCCCCCGCACGCTCCGCCCCGCTCGGCACCCCGCTCGACCAGGCACGGCTCGGCTCGGCGCTGGCCCGGATCGCCGCGACGCCCGTCGACCGCCTCCTCGGCCGACCCGAACTCCCGGCGGCCGACGCCCTCTCCGCACGCGGACTGCCCGCACGCACCATCGAGGGCTTCCTGCGCCCCCTGCTCTCCGCGCTGCTCTGCGACCCCGGCCTGACCACGTCGAGCCGGTGCGCCGACCTCGCCCTGCACGCCTTCGCGCGCGGCCGCCTCTGCCTGCCCGAGGGCGGCGCCGAAGCCCTGCCCGAACACCTCGCGGCCGCCCTGCCGCCCGGCGTGGTCCGCACCGGCGTCCGCGTCACCTCGGTCTCCACGAGCTCGGTCGGGACCGCCGAACACGGCACGTTCACCTGCCGCGCCGTCCTCCTCGCCACCGACGCGCGCGCCGCCGCCGAACTCCTGCCCGGCCTGCGCGTCCCCCCGTTCCACGAGGTGACGGTCGTCCACCACGCCGTACCCGAACCGCCGCTCGACGGCCCCGCGCTGCTCCTGGACGCGGACCGCGCGGGCCCGGTCGCGCACACCGCGGTCATCAGCCAGGTCGACCCGTCGCGCGCGCCCGCGGGCCGCGTCCTGGTCTCCTCGACCGTCCTCGGCCCGCCGCCCGAGGAGTCCGCCGTCCGCGCGCACCTCGCCGCGCTGTACGGCACGCCGACCGACCGCTGGGAGCGCCTCGCCGTCCACCACACCCGGGAGGCCGTGCCCGCGATGCCACCGCCGCACGACGTCCGGCGGCCCGTGCGGCTGCTCTCCGGGCTCTACGTCTGCGGGGACCACCGCGACACCAGCACGGTGCAGGGCGCCCTGCACTCCGGGCGGCGCGCGGCCCACGCCGTCCTCACGGACTTCGGCATCGCGCCCTCGTACGCCCGGGAGACCCTGCCCGCCGCGGCCTGA